In the genome of Oncorhynchus clarkii lewisi isolate Uvic-CL-2024 chromosome 22, UVic_Ocla_1.0, whole genome shotgun sequence, one region contains:
- the LOC139380304 gene encoding anterior gradient 1, translating into MYRWSLFALLFVTCMEVSIQKKTKKGPQTLSRGWGDDITWVQTYEEALMTMTESKKPLMVIHHMEDCPHSQALKKAFAADKAVQELAQEDFVMLNLIHETTDSNLAPDGHYVPRILFVDPSMTVRAELVGKYSNHMFTYKPSDIPYLAENMKKAKRLLHTEL; encoded by the exons ATGTATCGGTGGTCTCTCTTTGCCTTGCTCTTTGTCACCTGCATGGAAGTGTCCATACAGAAGAAAACAAAGAAAGGCCCTCAAACTCTCTCAAGAG GATGGGGGGATGACATTACTTGGGTCCAGACCTATGAGGAAGCCCTGATGACAATGACAGAAAG TAAGAAGCCCCTGATGGTCATTCATCACATGGAGGATTGTCCTCATAGTCAAG CTCTGAAGAAGGCGTTTGCTGCTGATAAAGCCGTACAGGAACTTGCCCAAGAGGATTTTGTCATGCTCAATTTGATA CATGAGACTACAGACTCCAATCTGGCACCAGATGGCCACTACGTTCCAAGAATTCTCTTTGTTG ATCCATCCATGACTGTGCGTGCTGAGCTTGTTGGGAAGTACAGTAACCACATGTTCACCTACAAGCCGAGCGACATCCCGTACC TGGCCGAGAACATGAAGAAAGCCAAGCGTCTACTGCACACTGAACTGTAA